The DNA sequence GGCCGCCGAGGGCGCGGCCCTGGGCGAAGTGCCGGTGGGCGCGGTACTGGTACAGCATGGCCAGGTGATCGGCCAGGGTTTCAACCGGCCGATCATCGACAGTGACCCCAGCGCGCATGCCGAGATGGTGGCGATCAGGGCGGCGGCCAGGTCGGCCAGCAATTACCGCCTGCCTGGCAGCACCCTATACGTGACCCTGGAACCCTGCAGCATGTGTGCAGGGCTGATCGTGCATTCGCGGGTCATGCGGGTGGTGTATGGCGCGCTGGAACCCAAGGCGGGGATCGTGCAGAGCCAGGGGCAGTTCTTCGGGCAGGGTTTTCTCAACCACCGGGTGATGGTGGAGGGCGGGGTGCTGGCCGAGGAGTGCGGGCAGATCCTGACTGAGTTCTTCAGGGCGCGCCGGGCCAAGGGCTGACCTGCACCGGCCGCTACAGCAATACCACTCCGTTGGGGCCAGTGGCCGCACCTGTGGGAGGGCGGGCACGCCCGCGAAAAGACCAGTACAGGCCTACATCGGTGGCGACTGTTCCGCCGGCTTGTCCTTGTTCACCCCCGGCACATGCAGGTTGCCCTCGGCCATCTGGCCTTCGAGCTGCGGCTGGGTCACCCAGGTGAGAATGTCGTAGTAACGGCGGATGTTGGCCACGAAATGCACCGGTTCGCCGCCACGGGCATAGCCGTACTTGGTCTGCCGATACCACTGCTTCTGCGACAGGCGCGGCAGCATCTTCTTCACGTCCAGCCACTTGTTCGGGTTGAGCTTCTCGCGCTTGGCCAGGGTGCGCGCGTCTTCCAGGTGGCCGGTGCCGACGTTGTAGGCGGCCAGGGCGAACCAGGTGCGGTCCGGCTCCTGGATGCTGTCGTCGAGTTCTTCCTTGATCTTCATGAAGTACTTGGCGCCGCCCTGGATGCTCTGCTTCGGGTCCAGGCGGTTGGACACGCCCATCGCTTGGGCGGTGCGCTGGGTCAGCATCATCAGGCCGCGTACGCCGGTCTTGGAGGTGACTTCCGGCTGCCACATCGACTCCTGGTAGCCGATGGCCGCGAGCAGGCGCCAGTCAACCTGCTCGACCTTGGCGTAGCTCTTGAAGTGCTTCTCGTACTTGGGCAGGCGCTGCTGCAGGTGCTGGGCGAAGGTGTAGGCGCCGACATAGCCCAGTACGTCGACATGGCCGTAGTAGCGGTCTTTCAGGCGCTGCAGGGTGCCGTTCTTCTGCGCCTTGTCGAGGAATTCGTTGATCTCGTTGAGCAGGCTGTTGTCTTCGCCGGCGGCGACTGCCCAGCGCTGGTCGCGGGTGTCGCCCAGGTCGAAGGCCACCCGCACGTTGGGGAAGTACACCTGGTTCATCGCCAGTTCGTTGGAATCGACCAGGGTCAGATCGATCTGCCCTTCGTCGACCATGCGCAGCAGGTCGACCACCTCGACGGCGTCGGATTCTTCGTATTCCAGGGCCGGATACTGCTTTTTCAGCTCGGCCAGCTGGTCGGCATGGCTGCTGCCCTTGAGCACCATGATCT is a window from the Pseudomonas anuradhapurensis genome containing:
- the tadA gene encoding tRNA adenosine(34) deaminase TadA, with the protein product MRPQIIDRSRDQEFMRLALALAAEGAALGEVPVGAVLVQHGQVIGQGFNRPIIDSDPSAHAEMVAIRAAARSASNYRLPGSTLYVTLEPCSMCAGLIVHSRVMRVVYGALEPKAGIVQSQGQFFGQGFLNHRVMVEGGVLAEECGQILTEFFRARRAKG
- the mltF gene encoding membrane-bound lytic murein transglycosylase MltF translates to MFAHTALRQRCARWLFATGLFLLLGACVEKPSTLERVKEDGVLRVITRNSPATYFQDRNGETGFEYELVQHFADDLGVKLQIETADNLDELYDALGKPSGPVLAAAGLVSSERRKAQVRYSHPYLDVTPQVIYRNGRPRPTDANGLIGKKIMVLKGSSHADQLAELKKQYPALEYEESDAVEVVDLLRMVDEGQIDLTLVDSNELAMNQVYFPNVRVAFDLGDTRDQRWAVAAGEDNSLLNEINEFLDKAQKNGTLQRLKDRYYGHVDVLGYVGAYTFAQHLQQRLPKYEKHFKSYAKVEQVDWRLLAAIGYQESMWQPEVTSKTGVRGLMMLTQRTAQAMGVSNRLDPKQSIQGGAKYFMKIKEELDDSIQEPDRTWFALAAYNVGTGHLEDARTLAKREKLNPNKWLDVKKMLPRLSQKQWYRQTKYGYARGGEPVHFVANIRRYYDILTWVTQPQLEGQMAEGNLHVPGVNKDKPAEQSPPM